Genomic segment of Desulfarculaceae bacterium:
GGCAAACGCCACGCCCTGTACCAGGGCTTCCAGCGGGCGCGGGGCAGCGTGCTGGTCACGGTGGACAGCGACTCCGAGGTGCTGCCCGACACCCTCAGGCACTTGGTGACCCCCATCGCCAAGGACCCGGTGTGCGGCGCGGTGGCGGGCAACGTGCGGGTGCTCAACCTGAGCGAAGGCATCATCCCGCGCATGATGGAGGTGAGCTTCGTTTTCAGCTTCGACTTCATCCGCGCGGCCCAGAGCCGCATCAACACGGTTATCACCACTCCCGGGGCCCTCTCGGCCTACCGCGAGGAGGCGGTGCGGCCCCATCTGGAGGGCTGGCTCAACCAGCAGTTCTTCGGCCGCCCGGCCAACATCGGCGAGGACCGCGCCCTGACCAACATCGTGCTCAAGAACGGCTATCACGTGCTTTTCGCCCGCAAGGCCGAGGTGTTGACCAAGGTGCCCCTGCGCTACAAGGGCCTGTGCCGCATGTTTTTGCGCTGGGCGCGCAGCAACCTGCGCGAAACCCTGGTGATGACCGGCTTCATCTTCCGGCGCTTCCGCAAGACCCCGGCCCTGGGCGCGCGGGTGAACCTGCTCATCTTCCTGTTCCGCATGACCGCCGGAGAGTGGCTCAAGCTGGGCTCCCTGGGGGTGATCCTGGTCAGCCCCTGGGTCATGGGGGTGAACCTGCTCCTGGGCGCGGCCATCGGCGGCTCCCTGCCCGCCCTGGTCTACGTGATCCGCCAGCGCAACAGCAACTTCCTGTGGGCCTTCCCCTACGCCCTGTTCTGGATGGTGGGCCTTACCTGGATCAGCCTATGGGCCATCCTCACCCCCCACAAGAACGGCTGGCTGACCCGGGGTCTGCGCCAGCACGACGCGCCCGTCGGGGCACCGGCCCAGGAGGAAGCCGCGTTTCAACGGGTTAACTCGCTGTAATTAATAAAAAATTATCCCGCAGCCCGCTCTTGGCGCGGCCAGAGGCGGGCTGAGGGGGAAACCGGGTTTCCGCTTTTTGGCGGCGCTTTAGTTCAGGGTCTGTAATTACGGCTAGTTACGGTTTTGCACCATTCTTGCTAATCACCTGGCCGGGGCAGAAGGGCCCCGCAACCAGCAGGAGGAATCAAGATGTTCGGCAAGCTGTTCAAGCGCGAAGGCAAGCAGGAGGGCGCGGCCCAGACCGCCCAGCCCAAGGGTGAAAGGCCCCGGGACATTAACGCCTCGGTGGGCCGCGACCTGGTGGTCAAGTTCCGCGAGGACCCGGACTGGGTCTGGAAGCTCAAGCAGGTGCAGAAGCACTCGGACCAGGGCGAGCACATGCGCGATTTCCGGGTGTACGACGCGGCGGCGGCCGGGGCGCGGGGCGTGACGGTGCGCGACTTCGCCAGCCTGGACTCGCATCCCGAGCTGATCCTGTACCACGGCTGGCTCAACGTGAAAAACAACGACGCGCAGGTGGTCAGCGGCATGGGCCAGGCCCAAAAGGCCAGCTAGGCGGGTTTCTTTCAAGGTGGCCGCCGAGCTCGTCGCCATATCTTGTTTTGGATTTAGCCTTGGTCGGTCCGGCTTGTGTTGGGCCGGCCAAGTAAAAATCCATAGCTACAAAAACCTGAACTCAACCCCACCAGACAGGCGAAAAACGCCGCTGAAAGGCGTGAACGGTCCGCACCCTACCCCGTGTATAGGCCGGGACGACTTAGGCGATTTTGGGAGATGGTGCGGTCAATAAAGCTAAAATCCCGGGCTAATTTGTAAGGCACTTCGGTAGGCAAGTGACCTTGCCGCACCATCCCCACGCTTTGCATGCCGGCATCTTCTTTCCCACCGACCGCCAGATCAAAATAGCCGGAGAACAAGCCAAAGAGGTCGCCGTGTTCGCTGTGGGCGAACCGCAGCTTCCGCGCCTCCGCCGAGCCCGAAGAGTAGATATACAGGAGCAGGCCGGCCCGTTGCCATTCTCGCATGGCATCCACAGCGTCGCTGTATACCTGGCCCTTTGGTGCCGGCATGAATTGCGTTCACCCGCCCGATTCGGTGTTCAAGGTGGAAAACCGGCGGCCGGCCCGCTCAATGGGTCGTGGGTTTTTGCGATTAAATTAAGCATGTTGGCCAAGTTGCAGACGCGACAAATGCCCAGAACCACCGCCTGCGCGACATAAGTCTGCTCGTTGAATAAAAAGTTTCCTGTTGACAGTAAATTTGTGAAGATGTTATTCAGAGATATTATATCTGATATCTCAGTTGGTCAGTTATGAACCGCCACAAGGAAAACTCGCTATCCGCCGTAAAGGTGCCGCCTTCCCTAAGAGAGATGGCTTTCGACGCCATCAAGGAAGGGATCATGAGCAACACGCTCAAGGCCGGCCACACCTACAGCGAACATTCCCTGGCCAAACAACTGGGCATGTCCAAGACCCCGGTTCACGAAGCCTTGCTGGACCTTGCCCTGCGCGGCTTTGTCAACTTGGTGCCGCGCAAGGGGATCGTAATCAGGTCTCTCTCCATCGATGAGATCAAGGATCTCTACGATTTCCGCCTGGTGCTGGAAGTTGCGGTAATGCGCAAAGTGGCCGGGCACATCACCCCCTCCCAGATAGAGCGGCTGTGGGAGATACACAACGCTTGCGTGGCGGCCACCGAGGCCGACGATCATGTCGGCTACATCAAAAACGACCGCATATACCATTCCTACATGGCCTCCCTGGCCAACAACAGCTACATGGTCGTGGCCTTGGAGAACGTGCGCGACCTCATCGATTGGATGGGGGTTCGCGCCATGACCCGTCCCGGCCGGTTGCCGGAGGTGGATGTGGAGCACGCCCTGGTAATCGAAAAGCTGGCTGAAAACGACGGCGAGGCGGCCGCCAAGGCCATGGAGGCTCACGTAAGGGCCACCGAGCACAACTCGCTCTCTTGGCATGATCGTCTTCAAATGGGGGACGAGGCTTGAATCCCGAGGAGCTGGCCGCCTTGGCCCAAAAGGCCAAAGTTTACGACCTAGGCATGGACTATTTCGTGGGCATGCCTCATTTTCCCACCCATCCGCCTTTCACCTTTTCGCTGGGCCGGCTTCACGGGGACCTGCCATACGGGGACGAGGGCCTGACCGCCGCCAATTGCGTCTTTTCCACTGGCGGGCACACAGGCACCCACATCGACGCCCTGGGCCACATCAGCGTGAACCGTCAAGTGCACGGGGTGGGGGACATCACCCCCTTCCAGGGTTATGAGGGCCTTAAAAAAGGCGGCATAGAGGAGGTGGACCCTATCTTCTGCAAGGGTCACCTGCTGGATATCGCGGGGCACCTGGGAGTGGATTGCCTGGAAAGCGGCTACCCCATCGACCCCCCGGCCCTTGAAGGCGCCTCCCGGGCCTGCGGGGCCGAGTTGGGCCCCGGCGATGCCGTGCTCATCCGCACCGGATGGATACAACACTTTTCCGACCCGCAAAAATACATCGGTCATGAACACGGCGCTCCGGGCCTGGTGGAAAGCGGAGCGCGCTGGTTGGCCGACAAGGGAGTCAAGTTTGTAGGCAGCGACACTTCGGCGCTTGAAAAGACGCCTTCGCCGGGATTACCGGTTCACGGCATCCTGCTGGTGGAAAACGGAATACACATCATGGAAGTGCTCAACCTGGAGGAACTGGCGGCCGACAAGGCGGCCGATTTCTTGTTTATCGCTCTACCTCTGAAGATAAGGGGCGGCACCGGTTCGCCCATTCGCCCCATAGCTGTCGTTTTATAGGCGAAATTGCGCCTGCCCAAGCGAAGAGGCCGGGGAAATCCGCCCCTTGCGGCCTCGTGGGGCCATCACCAGGCACCAGCCGGAGAACACCGGGTCTTTTGCCGAACTTTGCCGGTAAGGCTCTAGAGGATAAATAGCAAAATAAGGAGGCATTGCAATGTGTGTATCCATTAAACCCTTGGCGAAGACCCTCGGGCTGCTGGGCCTTATGGCCCTGGCCGGTTTGCTGGTGGTTTCCCCTGCCTTGACCGGGACCGGCCTGGCCGAGACCAAAACCCTGAAGATCCTCTCCAACAACCCCTTCTCGGGCAAGGCCGCCTCTTGGGGCTTTTCCCAGGACCGCGGCGTGGGCCTGGCGGTGGAAGCGGTGAACAAGGCCGGTGGCATCAAGATCGGCGACACCACCTACATGTGGGAAAAGATCCAGTGCGACAACCGCTACATTCCCGCTGACGCGATTTCCTGCCTGAAACGGGGCGTGGCCCAAGGGGCCAAGTTCATGTGCACCCTGGGCGGGGCGGTGACCAAGCCGCAAATTCCCCTGATCAACAAGAACAAAATAATCACCATCGCCGCCATTGCCGGCGGGGCCGACTTCACCAACGCCAAGAACAAGTACCTGTTCCGCACCATGCCTTCGGCCGACCTGACCATGGCCATCGAGGGCATCAAGATTTACAAGAAGCTCGGCGTCAAAAGGCTGGTGCTGCTCACCGCCGACAACGTTCTGGGGCACAGCGACGCCAAGACCCTGAAGAACGCGCTCAAGGTCAACAACATGAGTGACATCCTGGTGGCCGAGGAGTTCGTGCCCATCGACACCGGCGACTTCTCCCCGGCGCTTACCCGGATACTGGCAAAGAATCCCGACCATATCGAGGGCGGCGCCTGGCCCGCGGCGGGCCTGGCCCTTTTGATCAAGCAGGCCCGGGAGCTTGGCTACAAGGGCACCTTCACCAACCTCACCGGCGCTCCCAAGGTGGGCCCCCTGGTCAAGATCGGCGGCAAGAAGAACGTGGAAGGCGTGATCATGCTGCGCCTGTGGCCGCCGGACCAGCTTCCCACCCAGGCCTTCAAGGACTACTGGGCTAAGTACCGCAAGCTCTACGACCAGGACCCCGGGGCCAACAGCTGGGAGAGCTACATGGCCTTCATGCACATGTCGGCCGCAGTGCAAAAGGCCCAGAGCCTGGACCCGGACAAGATCGTGGCGGTCATGCGCGACCTGGAGATCAAGAGCCTGTTGGGCGACCTCAAGCTGATCGGCAAGGACAACCCCCTGCTGCCCGGCTACGGCATCAACAACCAGTACACCTCCCCGCTGCCCCTGACCGAGCTCAAGGACGGCAAGCCGGTGATCTGGCAGTAAGGCCGCGCGCCATCTAACCCCAACGGCCGGCCGGCGCCCCCAAGCCCGGTGCGCCGGCCGGCCTTGCTCAAAGACCCCAAGGGAAATCGGTTGACACCGTGACGACACAGATGTTCATGCAGATGGTGGTCACCGGGCTGGTGCTGGGTTCCATCTATATGTTGGTGGCCTCGGGGCTCACCCTGATCTACGGCATCATGCACCAGGTGAACATGGCCCACGGCGTGTTCTTCATGCTGGGCGCCATGGCCACCTATTACGCCACCGAGGTTTTGGGCCTGCCCTATTTCGTCTCCCTGTTTTCCCTGGTGCTGGTCTTTCCTTTTATCGGGGCGGCGTTCGAGCGATCCATCTTCCGCAACATCCGCCACATCTGGCTGGCCGGCTACATGGCCACCGTGGGCGTGTGGATGCTCATGGAGGGCCTGGGCTGGCAGGTGTTCGGCACCGAGCAGAAAGCGGTGAGCTTCCCCATAACCGGCCTGATCCGTTTCCCGGGCGGGGCGGTGTTGCCGGCCAACAAGATGTGGGTGGGCATCATCGCCATCGCCATCATGGTGGGAGTCTACTACCTGGTGGGCCGCACCACCCTGGGCCGCCAGCTCAGGGCGGTGGAGCAGAACCCCCGCGCCGCCGAGCTGATGGGCATCAACGCCGATCGGGCCGCGGCCAAGGGCTTCGCCCTGGGAGTTACCCTGGCCGCCCTGGCCGGCGGGCTGGTGAGCACCCTGTACTCGGTGG
This window contains:
- a CDS encoding glycosyltransferase, producing MVTFFAVITKLLRFLNGKISGLGKLATLGALIALGVGAWLMGDDFLDELEMLSHQLEDSPWLSLARLSLLIALFALVWRIYLALTYRDHQPCADHELPEITVVVPAYNEGEQVLATLRSLAASDYPREKMHLIAVDDGSQDDTWQWMQAAGQELGGLVELIKSPQNRGKRHALYQGFQRARGSVLVTVDSDSEVLPDTLRHLVTPIAKDPVCGAVAGNVRVLNLSEGIIPRMMEVSFVFSFDFIRAAQSRINTVITTPGALSAYREEAVRPHLEGWLNQQFFGRPANIGEDRALTNIVLKNGYHVLFARKAEVLTKVPLRYKGLCRMFLRWARSNLRETLVMTGFIFRRFRKTPALGARVNLLIFLFRMTAGEWLKLGSLGVILVSPWVMGVNLLLGAAIGGSLPALVYVIRQRNSNFLWAFPYALFWMVGLTWISLWAILTPHKNGWLTRGLRQHDAPVGAPAQEEAAFQRVNSL
- a CDS encoding GntR family transcriptional regulator, with protein sequence MAFDAIKEGIMSNTLKAGHTYSEHSLAKQLGMSKTPVHEALLDLALRGFVNLVPRKGIVIRSLSIDEIKDLYDFRLVLEVAVMRKVAGHITPSQIERLWEIHNACVAATEADDHVGYIKNDRIYHSYMASLANNSYMVVALENVRDLIDWMGVRAMTRPGRLPEVDVEHALVIEKLAENDGEAAAKAMEAHVRATEHNSLSWHDRLQMGDEA
- a CDS encoding cyclase family protein, yielding MNPEELAALAQKAKVYDLGMDYFVGMPHFPTHPPFTFSLGRLHGDLPYGDEGLTAANCVFSTGGHTGTHIDALGHISVNRQVHGVGDITPFQGYEGLKKGGIEEVDPIFCKGHLLDIAGHLGVDCLESGYPIDPPALEGASRACGAELGPGDAVLIRTGWIQHFSDPQKYIGHEHGAPGLVESGARWLADKGVKFVGSDTSALEKTPSPGLPVHGILLVENGIHIMEVLNLEELAADKAADFLFIALPLKIRGGTGSPIRPIAVVL
- a CDS encoding ABC transporter substrate-binding protein translates to MAKTLGLLGLMALAGLLVVSPALTGTGLAETKTLKILSNNPFSGKAASWGFSQDRGVGLAVEAVNKAGGIKIGDTTYMWEKIQCDNRYIPADAISCLKRGVAQGAKFMCTLGGAVTKPQIPLINKNKIITIAAIAGGADFTNAKNKYLFRTMPSADLTMAIEGIKIYKKLGVKRLVLLTADNVLGHSDAKTLKNALKVNNMSDILVAEEFVPIDTGDFSPALTRILAKNPDHIEGGAWPAAGLALLIKQARELGYKGTFTNLTGAPKVGPLVKIGGKKNVEGVIMLRLWPPDQLPTQAFKDYWAKYRKLYDQDPGANSWESYMAFMHMSAAVQKAQSLDPDKIVAVMRDLEIKSLLGDLKLIGKDNPLLPGYGINNQYTSPLPLTELKDGKPVIWQ
- a CDS encoding branched-chain amino acid ABC transporter permease yields the protein MTTQMFMQMVVTGLVLGSIYMLVASGLTLIYGIMHQVNMAHGVFFMLGAMATYYATEVLGLPYFVSLFSLVLVFPFIGAAFERSIFRNIRHIWLAGYMATVGVWMLMEGLGWQVFGTEQKAVSFPITGLIRFPGGAVLPANKMWVGIIAIAIMVGVYYLVGRTTLGRQLRAVEQNPRAAELMGINADRAAAKGFALGVTLAALAGGLVSTLYSVDPSCGSTPMLKAFIIIILGGLGSVTGSVIAAYILGFIDSFGGSLLGHQASHFMGFGLVILILIFKPAGIMGDE